A stretch of Amycolatopsis balhimycina FH 1894 DNA encodes these proteins:
- a CDS encoding COX15/CtaA family protein produces MPFTSLVARLPFPSAAVQRAVGIAAVLAQALIGVTGSIVRVTGSGLGCPTWPECVAGSLVPVNHPGIHALNQWIEFGNRMLTGAVILVAAVAVVTAWRVQIDHPSRTRLVKLAWTMPGGVVLQAVVGGLTVLAKLEWWTVAIHFLATTPLVWLAVLLLRAFREGDEPARPLVPAAGRGILVALAVVMWLVLAAGTTVTGAGPHSGDLNTHRLAVPVEALAQVHGGLLVLYLLLLAVFGLHLMRIGAPKSLWRHYTVVWVVALAQGALGSLQYALGVPEAMVSFHVLGAMTVIVATASLWTAGRDRGPVTSLTAAPRELTAA; encoded by the coding sequence GTGCCGTTCACCAGCCTCGTCGCCCGTCTGCCGTTTCCCTCCGCCGCTGTGCAGCGGGCCGTCGGGATCGCCGCCGTCCTCGCGCAGGCGCTGATCGGCGTCACCGGCTCGATCGTGCGCGTCACCGGGTCCGGGCTCGGCTGCCCGACCTGGCCGGAGTGCGTCGCCGGGAGCCTGGTGCCGGTGAACCACCCCGGCATCCACGCGCTCAACCAGTGGATCGAATTCGGCAACCGGATGCTGACCGGTGCGGTCATCCTCGTGGCCGCCGTCGCCGTCGTCACCGCGTGGCGCGTGCAGATCGACCACCCGTCCCGCACGCGCCTGGTCAAGCTGGCCTGGACGATGCCCGGCGGCGTCGTGCTGCAAGCCGTCGTCGGCGGCCTCACCGTGCTCGCGAAGCTGGAGTGGTGGACGGTCGCGATCCACTTCCTCGCGACGACCCCGCTCGTCTGGCTCGCCGTCCTGCTGCTGCGCGCGTTCCGCGAAGGCGACGAGCCCGCCCGCCCGCTGGTCCCGGCGGCCGGCCGCGGCATCCTGGTCGCGCTCGCCGTCGTGATGTGGCTCGTCCTCGCGGCCGGCACCACGGTGACCGGCGCCGGCCCGCACAGCGGCGACCTCAACACCCACCGCCTCGCCGTCCCGGTCGAGGCGCTCGCCCAGGTCCACGGCGGACTCCTCGTGCTCTACCTGCTGCTGCTCGCGGTGTTCGGCCTCCACCTGATGCGCATCGGCGCGCCGAAGAGCCTGTGGCGGCACTACACCGTGGTCTGGGTGGTCGCGCTGGCGCAGGGCGCTCTCGGTTCTCTGCAGTACGCGCTGGGCGTGCCGGAGGCGATGGTGTCGTTCCACGTCCTCGGCGCGATGACGGTCATCGTCGCGACGGCGTCACTGTGGACGGCCGGCCGCGACCGCGGCCCGGTGACATCGCTGACGGCCGCGCCCCGGGAACTCACCGCCGCCTGA
- a CDS encoding ABC transporter permease yields the protein MSVFEPGVFTPAPGRGSLGRMLRTHARVEASLTLRHGEQVLLTLLIPLALLIGLSLLDILPASSLGSSSKVDWITPRILALAVMSSAFTGQAIALGFDRRYGVLKRLSATALPRWLLVAGRLSAALLVVALQSVIIGVVAAFLGWSPSVSGLFSAVLLLVLGTLAFGALGVLLGGALRAEAVLALANIVWFVLLLAGGILLAPSSLPSGLARVVELLPSGALAEGMRTALVDGAFAPGPLAVLAVWAVLAGAVASRTTKLT from the coding sequence ATGAGCGTTTTCGAGCCGGGGGTCTTCACCCCGGCGCCCGGGCGCGGATCGCTGGGCCGGATGCTGCGCACACACGCGCGGGTCGAGGCGAGCCTGACCCTGCGCCACGGCGAGCAGGTGCTGCTGACGCTGCTGATCCCGCTGGCGCTGCTGATCGGATTGTCCCTTTTGGACATCCTGCCGGCGTCTTCGCTGGGCTCGTCCTCCAAAGTGGACTGGATCACGCCGAGGATCCTGGCGCTGGCGGTGATGTCGTCGGCGTTCACGGGCCAGGCGATCGCCCTGGGCTTCGACCGGCGTTATGGCGTGCTGAAGCGTCTCTCGGCGACGGCGTTGCCGCGGTGGCTGCTGGTGGCCGGACGCCTGTCGGCGGCGCTGCTGGTCGTCGCGCTCCAGTCGGTGATCATCGGCGTGGTGGCGGCGTTCCTCGGCTGGTCGCCGTCGGTTTCCGGGCTTTTCTCGGCCGTTCTTCTGCTCGTGCTGGGAACTTTGGCGTTCGGGGCTCTGGGGGTCCTGCTGGGCGGGGCGCTGCGGGCCGAAGCGGTGCTGGCCTTGGCGAACATCGTCTGGTTCGTCCTGCTCTTGGCCGGCGGGATCCTGCTGGCGCCGTCTTCGCTGCCTTCGGGCCTCGCGAGGGTCGTCGAGCTGCTGCCCTCGGGCGCGCTGGCGGAGGGAATGCGGACGGCTTTGGTGGACGGTGCGTTCGCTCCCGGCCCTCTCGCGGTGCTCGCGGTTTGGGCGGTTTTGGCGGGTGCGGTGGCTTCGCGGACGACCAAGCTCACCTGA
- a CDS encoding ABC transporter ATP-binding protein, producing the protein MSVPAVEISGLVKSYGSTRAVDGLDLRMERGSLLALLGPNGAGKTTTVEVCEGFLRPDAGTVRVLGLDPVRESAALRPRIGIMPQGGGAYPGVRADEMLRLVASCAASPLDQDWLLDVLGLAPVRRTPFKRLSGGQQQRLSLACALIGRPELVFLDEPTAGMDPQARRLVWDLLGALRRDGVSVLLTTHLMEEAEALADTVVIVDHGKVVVSGAPQSLTVDESGNAGLRFKARTRLDTALLTAALPEGYAVHESAPGTYVVAGSVDPQVVSTVTAWCAQQGVLAEELQVGKRTLEEVFLELTGRELRA; encoded by the coding sequence GTGAGTGTCCCTGCCGTCGAGATCAGCGGGCTGGTCAAAAGCTACGGCTCCACCCGCGCGGTCGACGGTCTCGACCTGCGGATGGAGCGCGGCAGCCTGCTGGCCCTGCTCGGCCCGAACGGGGCCGGCAAGACCACGACCGTCGAGGTCTGCGAAGGCTTCCTGAGGCCTGACGCCGGCACGGTGCGCGTGCTCGGCCTCGACCCGGTGCGCGAGTCCGCGGCGCTGCGCCCCCGCATCGGGATCATGCCCCAGGGCGGCGGCGCCTACCCGGGCGTGCGGGCGGACGAGATGCTGCGGCTGGTGGCGTCGTGCGCGGCGTCGCCGCTGGACCAGGACTGGCTGCTGGACGTCCTCGGGCTGGCTCCGGTGCGCCGGACGCCGTTCAAGCGCCTCTCCGGCGGCCAGCAGCAGCGGCTTTCGCTGGCCTGCGCCCTGATCGGGCGGCCGGAGCTGGTGTTCCTCGACGAGCCGACCGCGGGCATGGACCCCCAGGCCCGCCGCCTGGTGTGGGACCTGCTGGGGGCGTTGCGCCGCGACGGCGTCTCGGTGCTGCTGACCACGCACCTGATGGAGGAGGCCGAGGCGCTGGCCGACACGGTGGTGATCGTGGACCACGGCAAGGTGGTCGTCTCGGGCGCGCCCCAGTCGTTGACAGTGGACGAAAGCGGCAACGCCGGACTGCGGTTCAAGGCCCGCACCCGGCTCGACACGGCGCTGCTGACGGCGGCGCTTCCGGAGGGCTACGCGGTGCACGAGTCGGCGCCCGGCACCTACGTGGTGGCCGGCTCGGTGGACCCGCAGGTGGTGTCGACGGTCACGGCGTGGTGCGCGCAGCAGGGCGTCCTGGCGGAGGAGCTGCAGGTCGGCAAGCGGACGCTCGAAGAGGTCTTCCTCGAGCTGACCGGACGGGAGCTGCGGGCATGA
- the mptB gene encoding polyprenol phosphomannose-dependent alpha 1,6 mannosyltransferase MptB: MAQLTTERAHAVTLSPIRPRDPLPLEADEQRGLNVVRRFGTVGSLFLAVGSLGAGAAPVINPVQEIPVLRLFARIPTVSLAIAISGMGILVLSWLMLGRFAQPSRTRLASQGQLARTIALWVLPLLVIPPLFSRDVYSYLAQSEIVHRGMDPYTLGPAQALGVADKFTAGVSNMWRETPAPYGPVVLRLGGWLAPLSGNSIAMGVLLQRALALVGVVLIVWALPRLARRFGVQPATALWLGAANPLLIFHFVAGAHNDALAIGLMLAGLEAGLSRMPIRVKGDTPPPLARGELLYIGIGVAIITLGVAVKMPAVFALPFFAVMVARRWHGRLKDLFLTGAPMALWFGVVLVAVCFGTGLGFGWFGATFNTPGLVRSWISPTAELANLSGVLGIALGLGNHTNGLVPILGALGYLVAVAITVKFLWDSFKWRYRPIIGLGVSLGAVMILQINLQPWYVLWAVIPLAAAAGTSRFRVAAAVLSAALPFLLPPTGSTFDGRPYVLPFAYGAAIVVCGAGMLVVRRLAPVLLTRASPPVSVRADAVS, translated from the coding sequence GTGGCACAGCTCACCACCGAGCGTGCCCACGCGGTGACGCTGTCTCCCATCCGCCCCCGCGACCCGCTCCCCCTGGAGGCCGACGAGCAGCGTGGGTTGAACGTCGTCCGCCGCTTCGGCACGGTCGGGTCGCTCTTCCTCGCGGTCGGCTCGCTCGGCGCCGGCGCCGCCCCGGTGATCAACCCGGTGCAGGAGATCCCGGTGCTGCGGCTGTTCGCCCGGATCCCGACGGTGTCGCTGGCCATCGCCATCTCCGGGATGGGCATCCTGGTGCTGAGCTGGCTGATGCTCGGCCGGTTCGCCCAGCCGAGCCGCACCCGGCTCGCGTCCCAGGGGCAGCTCGCCCGCACGATCGCCCTGTGGGTGCTGCCGCTGCTGGTGATCCCGCCCCTGTTCTCCCGCGACGTCTACAGCTACCTGGCGCAGAGCGAGATCGTGCACCGCGGGATGGACCCCTACACCCTCGGGCCCGCGCAGGCCCTCGGCGTCGCGGACAAGTTCACCGCCGGCGTGTCGAACATGTGGCGCGAGACGCCGGCCCCGTACGGGCCCGTGGTGCTGCGCCTCGGCGGCTGGCTCGCGCCGCTGTCGGGCAACAGCATCGCCATGGGCGTGCTGCTGCAGCGCGCGCTCGCCCTGGTCGGCGTGGTCCTGATCGTCTGGGCGCTGCCCCGGCTGGCGCGCCGCTTCGGCGTCCAGCCCGCGACGGCGCTGTGGCTCGGCGCCGCCAACCCGCTGCTGATCTTCCACTTCGTCGCCGGCGCCCACAACGACGCGCTCGCGATCGGCCTGATGCTCGCCGGGCTGGAGGCCGGCCTCTCCCGGATGCCGATCCGGGTGAAGGGCGACACGCCCCCGCCACTGGCCCGCGGCGAGCTGCTGTACATCGGGATCGGCGTCGCGATCATCACCCTCGGCGTCGCGGTGAAGATGCCCGCGGTGTTCGCGCTGCCGTTCTTCGCCGTGATGGTGGCGCGGCGGTGGCACGGCAGGCTCAAGGACCTCTTCCTGACCGGCGCGCCGATGGCACTGTGGTTCGGCGTGGTCCTGGTCGCCGTCTGCTTCGGCACCGGGCTGGGCTTCGGCTGGTTCGGGGCGACGTTCAACACCCCCGGCCTGGTCCGCTCCTGGATCTCCCCCACCGCCGAGCTGGCCAACCTCTCCGGCGTCCTCGGCATCGCGCTCGGGCTCGGCAACCACACCAACGGCCTGGTGCCGATCCTCGGCGCGCTCGGCTACCTGGTCGCGGTCGCGATCACGGTCAAGTTCCTGTGGGACAGCTTCAAGTGGCGCTACCGGCCGATCATCGGCCTCGGCGTCTCCCTGGGCGCGGTGATGATCCTGCAGATCAACCTGCAGCCCTGGTACGTGCTGTGGGCGGTGATCCCGCTCGCCGCCGCGGCGGGGACGTCCCGGTTCCGCGTGGCGGCGGCGGTGCTGTCGGCCGCTCTGCCGTTCCTGCTCCCGCCGACGGGCAGCACCTTCGACGGCCGCCCGTACGTGCTGCCGTTCGCCTACGGCGCGGCGATCGTCGTCTGCGGCGCGGGGATGCTGGTCGTGCGACGGCTGGCTCCCGTGTTGCTCACCCGGGCGTCCCCGCCGGTGAGCGTGCGTGCCGACGCCGTATCGTGA
- a CDS encoding helix-turn-helix transcriptional regulator, whose translation MPRALHPHVPSQVSAEGKTRQEVARLLLEQGPMTAVVVAEQLGISPTAVRRHLDALLADGEAETRDAPRRGPRGRGRPAKLFLLTEPGRARFGHAYDDLAVSAIRFLAEHAGEGAVRAFAEQRIEKLVGPHRSAITEPGDPAARAEALATALSREGYAASTRQIGAPAPGQNVPAPGQNVGAQLCQHHCPVAHVAAEFPQLCEAETEAFAQLLGTHVQRLATIARGDSACTTHVPASAGHPAHPEPGSTKRPRAAQGQLTGREARIPNGGKPA comes from the coding sequence ATGCCGCGTGCCCTGCATCCGCACGTCCCGTCGCAGGTCAGCGCCGAGGGCAAGACCCGCCAGGAGGTCGCCCGGCTGCTGCTGGAACAGGGTCCCATGACCGCCGTCGTGGTCGCCGAGCAGCTCGGGATCAGCCCTACCGCGGTCCGCCGGCACCTGGACGCGCTTCTCGCGGATGGCGAAGCCGAGACGCGGGACGCGCCGCGCCGCGGGCCCCGGGGCCGGGGCCGCCCGGCGAAGCTCTTCCTGCTGACCGAGCCCGGCCGCGCCCGCTTCGGCCACGCCTACGACGACCTGGCCGTCTCCGCGATCCGCTTCCTCGCTGAGCACGCCGGCGAAGGCGCTGTCCGCGCCTTCGCCGAGCAACGCATCGAGAAGCTGGTCGGTCCGCACCGCTCCGCGATCACCGAGCCGGGTGATCCGGCGGCGCGCGCGGAGGCCCTCGCGACCGCGCTGAGCAGGGAAGGCTACGCTGCGTCGACCCGCCAGATCGGCGCCCCGGCTCCTGGTCAGAACGTCCCGGCCCCTGGCCAAAATGTCGGCGCGCAGCTCTGCCAGCACCACTGTCCGGTCGCCCACGTGGCCGCGGAGTTCCCGCAGCTGTGCGAGGCCGAGACCGAGGCGTTCGCGCAGCTGCTGGGCACCCACGTCCAGCGGCTGGCGACCATCGCACGCGGTGATTCCGCGTGCACCACCCACGTACCCGCTTCGGCGGGTCACCCGGCCCATCCCGAGCCGGGAAGCACAAAGCGTCCGAGGGCGGCCCAAGGGCAGCTCACCGGGCGCGAAGCACGGATCCCGAATGGAGGGAAACCCGCATGA
- the sufB gene encoding Fe-S cluster assembly protein SufB — protein sequence MTAAAEQRTPTTAPLSQEETIESLGKYAFGWADSDEAGASARRGLNEDVVTDISGKKSEPEWMREARLKALKLFEKKPMPNWGADLSGIDFDNIKYFVRSSEKQAASWEDLPEDIKNTYDRLGIPEAEKQRLVAGVAAQYESEVVYHSIREDLEKQGVLFLDTDTALKTHPELFEEYFGSVIPAGDNKFSALNTAVWSGGSFIYVPKGVKVDIPLQAYFRINTENMGQFERTLIIVDEDAYVHYVEGCTAPIYQSDSLHSAVVEIIVKKGARCRYTTIQNWSNNVYNLVTKRAKCEAGATMEWIDGNIGSKVTMKYPSVFLMGEHAKGEVLSVAFAGEGQHQDAGAKMEHLAPYTSSTIVSKSVARGGGRTSYRGLVRVAKRAHHSRSSVVCDALLVDTISRSDTYPYVDIRNDEVSMGHEATVSKVSEEQLFYLMSRGLDEAEAMAMIVRGFVEPIARELPMEYALELNRLIELQMEGSVG from the coding sequence ATGACTGCCGCTGCCGAGCAGCGCACTCCCACCACCGCGCCACTGAGCCAGGAAGAGACCATCGAGTCCCTTGGCAAGTACGCGTTCGGCTGGGCCGACTCCGACGAGGCGGGCGCCAGCGCCCGTCGCGGGCTGAACGAAGATGTCGTCACCGACATCTCCGGGAAGAAGTCCGAGCCGGAGTGGATGCGCGAAGCGCGACTGAAGGCGCTCAAGCTCTTCGAGAAGAAGCCCATGCCCAACTGGGGGGCCGACCTCTCCGGGATCGACTTCGACAACATCAAGTACTTCGTCCGCTCCAGCGAGAAGCAGGCTGCGAGCTGGGAAGACCTTCCCGAGGACATCAAGAACACCTACGACCGGCTGGGCATCCCCGAGGCGGAGAAGCAGCGCCTCGTCGCCGGTGTCGCGGCGCAGTACGAGTCCGAGGTCGTCTACCACTCGATCCGCGAGGACCTCGAGAAGCAGGGCGTCCTCTTCCTGGACACCGACACCGCGCTCAAGACGCACCCGGAGCTGTTCGAGGAGTACTTCGGCTCGGTCATCCCGGCCGGCGACAACAAGTTCTCCGCGCTGAACACGGCGGTCTGGTCCGGCGGCTCGTTCATCTACGTGCCCAAGGGCGTCAAGGTGGACATCCCGCTGCAGGCCTACTTCCGGATCAACACCGAGAACATGGGCCAGTTCGAGCGCACCCTGATCATCGTCGACGAAGACGCCTACGTGCACTACGTCGAGGGTTGCACGGCGCCGATCTACCAGTCCGACTCGCTGCACTCGGCGGTCGTGGAGATCATCGTCAAGAAGGGCGCCCGCTGCCGCTACACGACCATCCAGAACTGGTCGAACAACGTCTACAACCTGGTCACCAAGCGCGCCAAGTGCGAAGCGGGCGCGACCATGGAATGGATCGACGGCAACATCGGTTCCAAGGTGACGATGAAGTACCCGTCGGTCTTCCTCATGGGCGAGCACGCCAAGGGTGAGGTCCTCTCGGTCGCGTTCGCGGGCGAGGGCCAGCACCAGGACGCGGGCGCCAAGATGGAGCACCTCGCGCCGTACACCTCCTCGACCATCGTGTCGAAGTCGGTGGCGCGCGGCGGCGGCCGCACCTCCTACCGCGGCTTGGTCCGCGTCGCGAAGCGCGCGCACCACTCGCGCTCCAGCGTCGTCTGCGACGCGCTGCTGGTGGACACGATCTCGCGCTCGGACACGTACCCGTACGTGGACATCCGCAACGACGAGGTGTCCATGGGCCACGAGGCCACGGTGTCGAAGGTCAGCGAAGAGCAGCTGTTCTACCTGATGTCGCGCGGTCTCGACGAGGCCGAGGCGATGGCGATGATCGTGCGCGGCTTTGTCGAGCCGATCGCCCGTGAGCTGCCGATGGAGTACGCGCTCGAGCTGAACCGCCTGATCGAGCTCCAGATGGAAGGGTCCGTCGGCTAG
- the sufD gene encoding Fe-S cluster assembly protein SufD — MSVTENNVSEALREGAREPAGSGGTTVPAASRAERFTSYDVEAFEVPGGREENWRFTPMKRLRGLHDGSAPATGEITLEADAAPELTIETVGRDDSRLGQAGVPSDRIAAQAYSSFTQATVVTVPKETKASKPSVLRIHGPGVDQVAYGHLQVRAEAFAEAVVVLDHVGSGTYADNVEFVIGDGAKVTVVSVQDWADDAVHVSEQHLKLGRDAALRHTVITLGGDLVRVSPTATFTDKGGDVDMLGVYFADGGQHQEHRLFVDHAVPHCKSRVGYKGALQGEGAHTVWIGDVLIRAAAEATDTYEFNRNLVLTPGARADSVPNLEIETGEIEGAGHASATGRFDDEQLFYLQSRGIAEEAARRLVVRGFFHEILVKIDVPEVRERLEAAIEAELEAVGA; from the coding sequence ATGTCGGTTACCGAGAACAACGTTTCCGAGGCTCTCCGCGAAGGCGCACGCGAGCCCGCCGGCTCTGGAGGCACGACAGTGCCGGCGGCGTCTCGCGCGGAGCGCTTCACCTCCTACGACGTCGAGGCCTTCGAGGTCCCGGGCGGCCGTGAGGAGAACTGGCGCTTCACGCCGATGAAGCGGCTGCGCGGCCTGCACGACGGCAGCGCGCCCGCCACCGGAGAGATCACCCTCGAAGCCGACGCCGCCCCCGAACTCACCATCGAGACCGTCGGCCGCGACGACTCGCGGCTGGGCCAGGCCGGCGTCCCGAGCGACCGGATCGCCGCGCAGGCGTACTCCTCGTTCACCCAGGCCACCGTCGTGACGGTGCCCAAGGAGACGAAGGCGTCCAAGCCGTCCGTGCTGCGCATCCACGGCCCGGGTGTGGACCAGGTCGCCTACGGGCACCTGCAGGTCCGCGCCGAGGCGTTCGCCGAGGCCGTCGTCGTGCTCGACCACGTCGGCTCCGGTACCTACGCCGACAACGTCGAGTTCGTCATCGGCGACGGCGCCAAGGTCACCGTGGTCAGCGTCCAGGACTGGGCCGACGACGCGGTGCACGTCTCCGAGCAGCACCTGAAGCTGGGCCGCGACGCCGCGCTGCGGCACACCGTGATCACCCTCGGCGGTGACCTGGTCCGCGTCTCGCCGACGGCGACCTTCACCGACAAGGGCGGCGACGTCGACATGCTCGGCGTCTACTTCGCCGACGGCGGCCAGCACCAGGAGCACCGCCTCTTCGTCGACCACGCGGTGCCGCACTGCAAGTCGCGCGTCGGGTACAAGGGCGCGCTGCAGGGCGAAGGCGCGCACACGGTGTGGATCGGCGACGTGCTGATCCGGGCCGCGGCCGAGGCCACCGACACCTACGAGTTCAACCGCAACCTGGTGCTCACGCCCGGCGCCCGCGCGGACTCCGTGCCGAACCTGGAGATCGAGACCGGCGAGATCGAAGGCGCCGGCCACGCGAGCGCGACGGGAAGGTTCGACGACGAGCAGTTGTTCTACCTCCAGTCGCGCGGGATCGCCGAAGAAGCCGCTCGACGCTTGGTCGTGCGCGGGTTCTTCCACGAGATCCTGGTGAAGATCGACGTCCCCGAGGTGCGCGAGCGCCTCGAAGCCGCGATCGAGGCCGAGCTCGAAGCCGTTGGCGCCTGA
- the sufC gene encoding Fe-S cluster assembly ATPase SufC, whose amino-acid sequence MATLEIKDLHASVNTDEGAKEILKGVNLTIKSGETHAIMGPNGSGKSTLSYAIAGHPKYQVTSGEVLLDGENVLEMSVDERARAGLFLAMQYPVEVPGVSMSNFLRTAATAVRGEAPKLRHWVKEVKEEMGKLEISQEFAERSVNEGFSGGEKKRHEILQLALLKPKFAILDETDSGLDVDALRVVSEGVNQYKANSEVGVMLITHYTRILRHITPDFVHVFAGGKIVESGGRELADELEENGYVKYVGKPEPAAL is encoded by the coding sequence ATGGCTACCCTGGAAATCAAGGACCTGCACGCCTCGGTCAACACCGACGAAGGCGCCAAGGAGATCCTCAAGGGCGTCAACCTGACGATCAAGTCGGGCGAGACGCACGCGATCATGGGCCCCAACGGCTCCGGCAAGTCCACCCTGTCCTACGCGATCGCCGGTCACCCGAAGTACCAGGTGACCTCCGGCGAGGTGCTGCTCGACGGCGAGAACGTCCTCGAGATGAGCGTCGACGAGCGCGCGCGGGCCGGTCTGTTCTTGGCCATGCAGTACCCCGTCGAGGTGCCGGGCGTGTCCATGTCCAACTTCCTCCGCACCGCGGCCACCGCGGTCCGTGGCGAGGCTCCCAAGCTGCGCCACTGGGTCAAGGAGGTCAAGGAGGAGATGGGCAAGCTCGAGATCTCGCAGGAGTTCGCCGAGCGCTCGGTCAACGAGGGCTTCTCCGGCGGCGAGAAGAAGCGCCACGAGATCCTGCAGCTGGCGCTGCTCAAGCCGAAATTCGCCATCCTCGACGAGACCGACTCCGGTCTGGACGTCGACGCCCTGCGCGTCGTGTCCGAGGGCGTCAACCAGTACAAGGCGAACAGCGAGGTCGGCGTCATGCTGATCACGCACTACACCCGGATCCTGCGGCACATCACGCCGGACTTCGTGCACGTCTTCGCCGGCGGCAAGATCGTCGAGTCGGGCGGTCGCGAGCTGGCTGACGAGCTCGAGGAGAACGGCTACGTCAAGTACGTGGGCAAGCCCGAGCCCGCTGCGCTCTGA
- a CDS encoding cysteine desulfurase, with the protein MTTTSASSLPLDVAALKADFPILSRTVRDGKPLVYLDSGATSQRPTAVFDAERDYVFTSNSAVHRGAHQLSEEATDAYESARAKIAEFVGADAEELVFTKNATEGINLVAYSFGNAATAGPEAARFVVGPGDEIVVTEMEHHANLVPWQQLCQRTGATLKWFKVTPDGRLDLSDVDDLITPRTKVVAFAHQSNVLGTVNPVSLLVEKAKAVGAFTVLDACQSVPHFAVNFHELGVDFAAFSGHKMLGPSGIGVLYGRTELLSAMPPFLTGGSMIEMVRMEGSTFAPPPQRFEAGVPMTSQAIGLGAAVDYLSAIGMDRIAAHEHELAAAAIEGIGAIPGVRIIGPTDLKDRGATVSFVIDGVHPHDAGQVLDSLGIAVRVGHHCAWPLHRACNAQATVRASFYLYNDLSEVDALVAGVREAQKFFGVAQ; encoded by the coding sequence ATGACCACCACCTCGGCCAGCTCTCTGCCACTCGACGTGGCGGCCCTGAAGGCCGACTTCCCCATCCTGTCGCGCACGGTTCGCGACGGGAAACCCTTGGTGTACCTGGACTCCGGGGCGACGTCGCAACGCCCGACCGCGGTGTTCGACGCCGAACGCGACTACGTGTTCACGTCGAACTCCGCCGTCCACCGCGGCGCGCACCAGCTGTCGGAAGAGGCGACTGACGCCTACGAGTCCGCGCGGGCGAAGATCGCCGAGTTCGTCGGCGCCGACGCCGAGGAGCTGGTGTTCACCAAGAACGCCACCGAGGGCATCAACCTGGTCGCCTACTCGTTCGGCAACGCGGCCACGGCCGGGCCGGAAGCCGCGCGGTTCGTGGTCGGGCCCGGTGACGAGATCGTCGTCACCGAGATGGAGCACCACGCGAACCTCGTGCCGTGGCAGCAGCTGTGCCAGCGCACCGGGGCGACGCTGAAATGGTTCAAGGTGACTCCCGACGGCCGCCTTGATCTGTCCGATGTGGACGATCTGATCACGCCGCGCACCAAGGTGGTCGCGTTCGCGCACCAGTCCAACGTGCTCGGCACGGTCAACCCGGTCTCGCTGCTGGTCGAGAAGGCCAAGGCCGTCGGCGCGTTCACCGTGCTCGACGCCTGCCAGTCGGTGCCGCACTTCGCGGTGAACTTCCACGAACTCGGCGTCGACTTCGCCGCCTTCTCCGGCCACAAGATGCTCGGCCCGTCCGGCATCGGCGTCCTCTACGGGCGCACCGAGCTGCTGTCGGCCATGCCACCGTTCCTCACCGGCGGCTCGATGATCGAGATGGTCCGCATGGAGGGTTCGACCTTCGCGCCGCCGCCGCAGCGGTTCGAGGCCGGCGTGCCGATGACGTCGCAGGCCATCGGCCTCGGCGCGGCCGTCGACTACCTCTCGGCCATCGGCATGGACCGCATCGCGGCGCACGAGCACGAGCTCGCCGCGGCGGCCATCGAGGGCATCGGCGCCATCCCCGGCGTCCGGATCATCGGGCCGACCGACCTGAAGGACCGCGGCGCGACGGTGTCGTTCGTGATCGACGGCGTGCACCCGCACGACGCCGGACAGGTGCTCGACAGCCTCGGCATCGCGGTCCGCGTCGGCCACCACTGCGCGTGGCCGCTGCACCGGGCTTGCAACGCGCAGGCGACCGTGCGGGCGTCGTTCTACCTCTACAACGATCTGTCCGAAGTGGACGCTCTCGTCGCGGGCGTCCGCGAGGCGCAGAAGTTCTTCGGGGTGGCGCAGTGA
- the sufU gene encoding Fe-S cluster assembly sulfur transfer protein SufU, whose translation MNLESMYQEIILDHYKHPHGRGLRDPFDAESFQVNPTCGDEVTLRVKLDDGKVADVSYDGQGCSISQASTSVMTDLVVGHTLEEAFTTMDAFVELMQGKGKVEPDEDVLEDGIAFAGVAKYPARVKCALLGWMAFKDAVARTTSGAEKA comes from the coding sequence GTGAACCTCGAGAGCATGTACCAGGAGATCATCCTGGACCACTACAAGCACCCGCACGGGCGCGGCCTGCGCGACCCCTTCGACGCCGAGTCGTTCCAGGTCAACCCGACCTGCGGCGACGAGGTGACGCTGCGGGTGAAGCTCGACGACGGGAAGGTCGCCGACGTCTCCTACGACGGCCAGGGCTGCTCGATCAGCCAGGCCTCGACGTCGGTCATGACGGATCTCGTCGTCGGCCACACGCTCGAAGAAGCGTTCACCACCATGGACGCCTTCGTGGAACTGATGCAGGGCAAGGGAAAGGTCGAGCCGGACGAGGACGTGCTGGAGGACGGGATCGCCTTCGCGGGCGTCGCCAAGTACCCCGCCCGCGTCAAGTGCGCCCTCCTCGGCTGGATGGCTTTCAAGGACGCCGTCGCCCGGACCACCAGTGGAGCTGAGAAAGCATGA